GACCTGCTGCAATGCCGAAATATCTTCATTCAGGCTGGCAATGGTGAGCATCTGCTTTTTCAAAGTTTCTTCATCCACCTCAGCCTGGGCCTGATAATCCGCCACCTGGGACATGAGGATCTCTTTGTCTTCAGACAAAGCGATAATGGTATCTGACAATCTTGCCACCTGGGTCTCCAGGCGCCCGGATTTTTCCTTTTCAAGCCCCAGCATTTCCGCCAGCTGGCTCACCTGGGTGTGAAGCCGTGTCAGTTCGCTTTCCTGGCCCCGAAGCACTTCACTGAGCAGAAACTGGGCCACCACAAAAATCATCAGAACAAAAATCACCACCATCAGCAGGGCCGACAGCACATCCACATATCCGGGCCAGGCTGAGATGGGACTCGCGTTTCGCCGCGCTCTGGATAACATATCCGCTCCTTATCAGGCTTCGGATTCCGGCGGGGAGTCCGGATTTTTCTTTTGCTGCTGTTTGAGCAAAGATGCCATGGCCTGGTTGTTTTTCTGCATCTGGTTGACCAGCACCCGCAGGTTGGTGTCAATGTTTCTGAACATTTCAGCGGAACCCCCTGGTACGGGGCCGGGCAATTCATCCACATCCACCAGCCGGGTGACCCCGGACAGCCATTCTTCCATTTCATTGAAAAACCGGTTCTGGGCATGGCCGGCCTGAATATCGATAAACCCCAGCACCAGGCTGCCGCCTAAGCCGAACAAAGAGGATGAAAACGCCGTGCCCATCCCTTTTAGCGGATTTTCCAGCCCCTGTTTCAACCGGTCGAACAACAGAGCATAATCGCCATTGCCCACTTCCAGGCCGCTGATCACCTGTCCCACCGTGCCGATGGTCTGAAGCAGCCCCCAGAACGTGCCCAAAAGCCCTAAAAACACCAGCAGCCCGATCATGTACTTGGAAATTTCCCTGGCTTCATCCAGATGTCCCCGGATCCCGTCCAGCACTGTGCTCAATGATCCGGCAGACAGCCTAAACCGGTCCCTGTGAATCTCTTCCAGATGTTTGGCCAGAGGAGACAGCAGCGTGGGCGGTTCCACCGTGGAAATACCGGGGTCCCCGGTGCGGAATTTCTTGATCCAGTTGATCTCGGGCTCCAGCCGCAGAATCTGGAACACGTTGATGGCGATGCCCACACACAAAGCCGCCAGAATCAGGAGATTAAATCCCCAGTTGGCCATGAACGCGGCCTTGAGCGGGGTTGCCAGCAAGGCGCAGACCCCGGCCACCACCAGCAGATAGATGAAAGTTAAAAACAGATAATGCCGCGGATTGGTCATGTTACCCCTCCTTGAAAATCGGATGCACGTTTGTGCCGGAACCCGGCGCCCGGGCATCCACAATATGAAAATCCGGTTTCACCGGTTGTACGCAAATGATATCCGATTGTCAAGAATCCACTTATTTGTCTTTTCCATACTGTTTAAGCTTTTTTAACAATGTTTTTCGGGTAATTCCCAGGCGCCGGGCCGTTTCGCTCTTGTTGCCGTCAGCTGCGGCATAGGTGGATAGAATCGCTTGTTTTTCAATCCGGGACAACGGCGTATTTTCCAGATGGCCGGCCCCATGAGCCCTGTCCGGCGTTTCTGATTCATCCGTTTGTCCAAAGGGCAGATCCATCCGGGTGATATAATCGGTCCGGGCCAGGACCACGGCCCGTTCCACGGCATTCATCAGTTCCCGGACATTTCCGGGCCAGGCATACCGGATCATGGCATCCATGGCATCCGGTGCCACCCCCTTGATCTCCCGCCGGTTTTTTTTGGAAAACCGGGCCAGAAAATGCAGCACCAGCTCCGGAATATCTTCGGGCCGTTCCCGCAAAGGCGGGATGGTCACGGTCACCACATTCAAGCGGAAAAACAGGTCCTGCCGGAACGTGCCCTGTTTTGCCATGGCTTTCAGATCCCGGTTGGTGGCCGCAATCACCCGCACATCCACGGAAATATTGTCATCACTGCCCACGGGGGTGATCTCTTTCTCCTGGAGCACCCGCAGCAGTTTGACCTGCATGGGCAGGGTCATCTCACCGATTTCATCCAGCAGGATACTGCCTTTGTGGGCCAGAAGGAACTTTCCTTTGCGTTTTTTGTCCGCACCCGTGAACGCGCCTTTGGCATGGCCGAACAGTTCCGACTCCAGCAGGGTCGGAGTAATGGCCGCACAGTTGATCCGCACAAAGGGCTGGTCTTTCCGGGGACTGTTGTCATGCAGGGCCGCAGCCGCCAGTTCCTTGCCCGTGCCCGATTCCCCGGTCACCAGCACATTGGCATCCGTGGGCGCCACCATGTTGAGCGTGTCCAGCAATGCGGCCATGGCCGGACTTTTTCCCAGAATATTGTGGTGAAGGGCTGTGGATTTGAGACGCTCCTTCAGGTGCTGATTTTCCGACTGCAGAAAAATCCGTTCCAGGATCCGCTCGAGGGTCAGTTTCAGCCTGTCAAAATCCAGCGGTTTGGTCAGATAATCATACGCCCCGATCTTCAGGGCTTCCACGGCCGTGTCCACGGACGAATACGCGGTCATCATCACCACGGGCAAAGACGGGTTGTATTCCAGGATCTGTTTCAGGGCCTCCATGCCGGACAGGCGCTTCATTTTCATATCCAGCAGCACAATATCAAAACTGCGGGATTTCACCTGTTCCACCCCCGTGTCCCCGTCATCGGCCAGCACCACCTCATACCCCCAGTCCGCTATCAGGGTCTTGAGCATCCGGGCATGGGCCGGGTCATCCTCCACCACCAGTATCTGATGTGTCATTTGCTGTTTTCCTTTTTCTGTGCAGACAGCCGGATAAAAAATGTGGTTCCCTGATCCTTGACGCTCTCCACCCGGATCTCTGCGCCCAGGGTTTCCACCAGCCGGTGCACAATGGACAGGCCTAAGCCCGTGCCGTCCGGCCGGGTGGTGAAATACGGATCAAAAATGTCGGACAATATGTGTTCATCCATGCCGCAGCCGTCATCTGTGACACGAATCTCCAGATCCCTGCCCGGAGACACATCAACCACCGTGACCGTGAGTGTGCCCCCGTCATCCATGGCTGCCAGGCTGTTCATGTAAAGGTTGAGCAGAATCTGGTTCATGCGGTCCGGGTCCGTGTAAAATGTTGACCGGGCCGATCGGATATCCGTGTGAACGGCAATGGATTTCTTTTCCAGGTCATGGGCCATCAGCTTCAATGAGTGGGATATCACTTGCCGGAGGCCCACCTGTTTTTTTTCCACGGCCATGGGCTTGGCAAACTCCAGCAGCTGGGTGACGGACCGGTTGATCCGTTCCACTTCCTGGACCATGATCCTTGCGGTGTCCTGATCTTCCGGATGATCGGCATACCGTTTTTCAAAATAGGTGGCAAACCCTTTGATGGAGCTCAACGGATTTCTGATCTCATGGGCCACGCCCCCTGCCAGTTTGCCGATGGCTGCCAGGTGCCGGGTGGTTTCCACCTCTTTTTTCAGTTTTTCCGACAATGCCCTGGCGCTGACCAGCCGGGCTTTGGTGGTGCGGTAGGCCTGGAACACCATCAGACTGATCACGCCCGCACACCCCAGAATAAAAAACATCACGCCCTGGCCCACGGCATCACGCAGCAACCGGGCCTGAGCCCGGCCCATCTGATCCATGGAAAGCCCTACCAGGATCCATGCACCCGCCTCCAGAACGTCATGTTTCTCCATGCCGCTTTCTTTGTCCTGAAATGGCCCCGCCCTTCTTGTCCGCTGCATGCCGTGCATCATGCGCATGGGATGGCCCCCAAACCGGCTTTCCATGGGGGTAAACCGCTTGTATACCTCAAACACTTTTTCTTTGCCTTTGAGCAGGGATCGATGAAACACGGGGCTTTTTGTTGCTTCTGAATCAGGCATATCCGGTATATCCGTCAAAACCTGCCCCACCTGGTCCGGATCACTGTGAGCCAGTATGGTGCCCCCGGCTGAAACAATCATGATATGCACCACTTCCGGCTGAAACGCGGTTTCCTGAAGCAGATCCTGAATCCGGCGCATGCCCCAGTGCATGGTCATCATGCCGGTCCGGGTCCCGGCCTCAAAGGTCCGGATCAGAGAAATTCCCTTGGCCAGCTGCTGATCCGTGATATGGGATTTAAGCTTTTGCATCCGGTCCAGGGTCATGACCGCAAAAATCGGTGTCAGCACCAGAATCACCCCTGCCAGCATGAGCGGGGAAATCAGGGACGACAGTGATCGGGGTGATAATTTTTTCATATCCGTTTACCGCAGCAAAGATTGTACCAGTTTCAACGTATCTACCCTATTTTGTATCAAATGTATACATTTACAGTCGTGGGGTTACCACCCCATGGATAATAATTACCCACCTGGATACCCAGTTCGGGTAAAAAGGATACAATCTATTTTCTGCCCCATGCCACGCAATGGGTTAAAAAAACAATTTATCCCTTTTATTTCAGACGGATATGATTATATTTTCA
The window above is part of the Desulfotignum phosphitoxidans DSM 13687 genome. Proteins encoded here:
- a CDS encoding sigma-54-dependent transcriptional regulator, with the translated sequence MTHQILVVEDDPAHARMLKTLIADWGYEVVLADDGDTGVEQVKSRSFDIVLLDMKMKRLSGMEALKQILEYNPSLPVVMMTAYSSVDTAVEALKIGAYDYLTKPLDFDRLKLTLERILERIFLQSENQHLKERLKSTALHHNILGKSPAMAALLDTLNMVAPTDANVLVTGESGTGKELAAAALHDNSPRKDQPFVRINCAAITPTLLESELFGHAKGAFTGADKKRKGKFLLAHKGSILLDEIGEMTLPMQVKLLRVLQEKEITPVGSDDNISVDVRVIAATNRDLKAMAKQGTFRQDLFFRLNVVTVTIPPLRERPEDIPELVLHFLARFSKKNRREIKGVAPDAMDAMIRYAWPGNVRELMNAVERAVVLARTDYITRMDLPFGQTDESETPDRAHGAGHLENTPLSRIEKQAILSTYAAADGNKSETARRLGITRKTLLKKLKQYGKDK
- a CDS encoding ATP-binding protein; translation: MKKLSPRSLSSLISPLMLAGVILVLTPIFAVMTLDRMQKLKSHITDQQLAKGISLIRTFEAGTRTGMMTMHWGMRRIQDLLQETAFQPEVVHIMIVSAGGTILAHSDPDQVGQVLTDIPDMPDSEATKSPVFHRSLLKGKEKVFEVYKRFTPMESRFGGHPMRMMHGMQRTRRAGPFQDKESGMEKHDVLEAGAWILVGLSMDQMGRAQARLLRDAVGQGVMFFILGCAGVISLMVFQAYRTTKARLVSARALSEKLKKEVETTRHLAAIGKLAGGVAHEIRNPLSSIKGFATYFEKRYADHPEDQDTARIMVQEVERINRSVTQLLEFAKPMAVEKKQVGLRQVISHSLKLMAHDLEKKSIAVHTDIRSARSTFYTDPDRMNQILLNLYMNSLAAMDDGGTLTVTVVDVSPGRDLEIRVTDDGCGMDEHILSDIFDPYFTTRPDGTGLGLSIVHRLVETLGAEIRVESVKDQGTTFFIRLSAQKKENSK